Proteins encoded together in one Drosophila albomicans strain 15112-1751.03 chromosome 2R, ASM965048v2, whole genome shotgun sequence window:
- the LOC117576278 gene encoding glucose transporter type 3, with translation MSVPALRAVVRRTSRYPRSHEIPAQTRNLYLAIIISNYCAFCFGICVGWSNPAEWRILKHNIYKFKPTREQWELISSFLPVGVLVCCLPMGALMKYQGCKSLMYIQGICGAAVCQAVPIYLNEICQRKYRGLVGSLYYGAILYGIIYNHVLMEHIRMQTVHIVNLVLALLFGFLWIIPDSPFYYASVHKSKKARSALIWLRGKQHNVDDELKTMVVLVDNELDPTKDWWQSFKYSVRVSIIIRSTVLMIIHYLGGGLNVLMYMDNLLKELADKKYYLTCLWVLCCSMVLGHLICLLLVDRIGRRPLLMVSTLILIVCSLYLCCWFRLAGNNFQTKFVIYLFVVAYTMGLGPLACLLNVELILPTVRPYGCAMSNLFGWLSVFFVIQWIFYRNYECIIFEFLVVILLLSILFILIFLPETKRLSATEIQSKIHASWMSYNSSDES, from the exons ATGTCGGTGCCCGCTTTGAGGGCAGTTGTTCGACGTACCAGCAGATATCCCCGAAGTCATGAAATTCCAGCTCAAACTAGAAATCTCTATCTGGCCATAATCATAAGCAATTAttgtgcattttgttttggcatCTGTGTGGGCTGGAGTAATCCAGCCGAGTGGCGAATCTTAAAGCATAATATCTACAAGTTTAAGCCAACCAGAGAGCAATGGGAATTAATCTCCTCCTTCCTGCCAGTTGGAGTTCTTGTTTGCTGTCTACCGATGGGAGCTTTAATGAAATATCAAGGCTGCAAGTCTCTGATGTACATCCAA ggtatatgtGGTGCGGCTGTTTGTCAGGCGGTGCCTATTTATCTCAACGAGATCTGCCAGCGGAAATATCGTGGTTTGGTTGGCAGTTTATATTATGGAGCCATTCTCTATGGCATCATCTACAATCACGTATTGATGGAGCACATTCGAATGCAGACCGTGCACATTGTTAATCTTGTATTGGCTCTTCTATTTGGATTCCTCTGGATTATACCCGATTCGCCTTTTTACTATGCAAGTGTTCACAAATCAAAGAAAGCTCGTTCAGCCTTGATCTGGCTGCGTGGCAAGCAGCATAATGTTGATGATGAGCTAAAGACCATGGTTGTCCTGGTAGATAATGAGTTGGATCCCACTAAAGATTGGTGGCAAAGCTTCAAGTATTCAGTTCGAGTATCAATTATCATTCGAAGCACCGTGTTGATGATAATACACTATTTGGGTGGCGGGCTGAACGTCTTAATGTACATGGACAATTTGCTAAAAGAACTTGCCGACAAGAAGTACTATCTAACTTGTCTATGGGTGCTATGCTGCTCCATGGTGCTTGGCCATTTGATTTGTCTCCTCTTAGTCGATCGCATTGGCCGACGTCCGCTTCTGATGGTATCAACGCTGATTTTAATCGTCTGCTCTTTGTATCTCTGCTGTTGGTTCCGATTGGCtggcaacaattttcaaaCCAAGTTTGTAATCTATTTGTTCGTTGTGGCTTATACTATGGGCCTTGGACCATTGGCTTGCCTTCTCAATGTGGAACTCATTCTGCCCACTGTTCGTCCTTATGGCTGTGCTATGTCGAATCTGTTCGGTTGGCTCTCGGTTTTCTTTGTCATCCAATGGATTTTCTATCGCAACTATGAGTGCATCATCTTTGAGTTTCTGGTCGTCATCTTATTGCTGTCAATACTTTTCATACTCATCTTTCTGCCGGAAACAAAGCGTCTGTCAGCCACGGAGATTCAAAGTAAAATACACGCTAGCTGGATGTCATACAATTCCAGTGATGAATCGTAA